The following coding sequences lie in one Chryseobacterium arthrosphaerae genomic window:
- the menD gene encoding 2-succinyl-5-enolpyruvyl-6-hydroxy-3-cyclohexene-1-carboxylic-acid synthase codes for MKKYSSKRSIQILAHLLQQYGIADIVISPGSRNAPLAIHFSEVDSFNCYSIVDERSAAFVAMGMAKSEKKPVAVTCTSGSAVVNYYPAVTEAFYQNIPLLILTADRPTDFVDIFDGQTIRQKDVFHQHSYGDFQLLEDSKENAEDINFDIIKKAIELCFEKQGPVHINIPLEEPLYELVSELPTFPTVEKTIKHKEYEIPANLIADWHTSQRIMLLVGTRDYSPELENQLTQLVKNHSVVVLSEANSNLYHEKFFRHIDRYIFNFTEEDYKTYAPDLLITVGQNVVSKKVKQFLRSARPKQHWHLDEVWQPDTYFALTEKIEVKPEVFFSKLLKYINLEPRPYYNLWDVLRDKKDARHEQFLNTVEFSDFYFFNKASQTVPENYNIHFSNSSGIRYAQLFDFGKRKIYCNRGTSGIDGSTSTAMGFAIKNENPTLLITGDLSFFYDINGLWNQYIPPFVRIMIFNNGEGNIFKIIPGPGNANPNTLDEFIATKHRKNAEHLAKHFGFSYIRVEDELTLDRVLENFFKPDAQPKILEVNTYGKNSADVQKAYFNFMKEN; via the coding sequence ATGAAAAAATATTCTTCCAAGAGAAGTATCCAAATACTTGCACATCTTCTTCAGCAGTACGGAATTGCAGACATCGTAATTTCTCCGGGATCAAGGAATGCTCCTTTGGCGATTCACTTTTCAGAAGTGGATAGTTTCAACTGTTACAGTATTGTAGACGAGAGAAGTGCTGCTTTCGTAGCAATGGGAATGGCTAAAAGTGAGAAGAAACCTGTGGCTGTTACCTGTACAAGCGGTTCTGCGGTAGTTAACTATTATCCTGCAGTGACGGAAGCTTTTTACCAGAATATTCCTCTTCTGATACTGACAGCTGACAGACCCACGGATTTTGTAGATATTTTCGATGGGCAGACGATCAGGCAGAAGGATGTTTTTCATCAGCATTCTTACGGCGATTTCCAATTGCTGGAAGACAGCAAAGAGAATGCGGAAGATATTAATTTTGATATTATTAAAAAGGCAATAGAGCTGTGCTTTGAAAAGCAGGGCCCTGTGCATATCAATATCCCTTTGGAGGAACCTTTATATGAGTTGGTTTCAGAACTTCCAACCTTCCCTACGGTTGAGAAGACGATCAAACATAAAGAGTATGAGATTCCGGCCAATCTGATTGCAGACTGGCATACCTCTCAAAGGATTATGCTTTTGGTGGGAACAAGAGATTACAGTCCGGAACTGGAAAATCAACTGACGCAGCTTGTAAAAAATCATTCGGTAGTGGTACTGAGCGAAGCGAATTCCAATTTGTACCATGAGAAGTTCTTCAGGCATATCGACCGTTATATTTTCAACTTTACAGAAGAAGATTATAAGACCTATGCTCCGGATCTTCTGATTACAGTAGGACAGAACGTAGTTTCCAAGAAAGTAAAACAGTTCCTGAGAAGTGCAAGACCCAAGCAGCACTGGCATCTGGATGAAGTATGGCAGCCGGATACGTATTTTGCCCTTACAGAAAAAATTGAAGTGAAACCTGAGGTTTTCTTTTCAAAATTATTAAAATATATCAATCTGGAACCAAGGCCTTATTACAACCTCTGGGATGTATTAAGGGATAAGAAGGATGCCAGACATGAGCAGTTTTTAAATACGGTTGAGTTTTCGGATTTTTATTTCTTCAATAAAGCTTCGCAGACCGTACCTGAAAATTATAATATCCATTTCAGCAATTCTTCGGGAATCAGATATGCACAGCTGTTTGATTTCGGTAAAAGAAAGATATACTGTAACAGGGGAACGAGCGGAATTGACGGCTCAACGTCAACTGCAATGGGGTTTGCCATCAAAAATGAAAACCCTACGTTACTGATTACCGGAGATCTGAGCTTCTTTTATGACATTAATGGTCTCTGGAACCAGTACATCCCGCCGTTTGTAAGGATCATGATCTTTAATAACGGGGAAGGAAATATCTTTAAAATCATCCCGGGGCCCGGAAATGCCAATCCGAATACACTGGATGAATTCATCGCTACCAAACACCGTAAAAATGCAGAGCATCTCGCTAAGCATTTCGGGTTCTCTTATATCAGGGTAGAAGATGAGCTTACATTAGACCGGGTGCTGGAGAATTTCTTCAAACCTGATGCACAGCCTAAAATCCTGGAAGTGAATACTTACGGGAAGAACAGTGCGGATGTACAGAAGGCTTACTTTAATTTTATGAAAGAAAACTAA
- a CDS encoding aminotransferase class IV gives MSQFIESIKVEDQEVFLLDLHQKRVNQTFSHFGKEDSIDLAKIYKNLQHDEDGLFKLRISYDLDKRIRTQMIPYAIPEIQDFKLMENNSFDYSFKFEDRKELDKMKMKSKAEEIIIVKNNHITDTSFSNLLFLKGKDWYTPNTYLLNGVQRQHLLKQKKIKETEITLQNIKQFSHFQLINALNDFDDMFIYPIDRIINLPGNEEYLDL, from the coding sequence ATGTCCCAATTCATTGAAAGCATTAAAGTAGAAGATCAGGAGGTTTTTCTATTGGATCTACATCAGAAACGTGTCAATCAAACCTTTTCCCATTTCGGAAAGGAAGACTCTATTGATCTGGCCAAAATTTACAAAAATCTGCAGCATGACGAAGACGGACTTTTCAAATTAAGAATTTCATATGATCTGGATAAAAGAATCCGGACCCAGATGATCCCTTACGCTATTCCTGAAATACAGGATTTTAAGCTGATGGAAAACAACAGTTTTGATTATTCCTTCAAATTTGAAGACCGTAAAGAACTGGATAAAATGAAAATGAAATCTAAGGCAGAAGAGATCATCATCGTTAAGAATAACCATATTACCGATACCTCATTTTCAAATCTTTTGTTTTTAAAAGGTAAAGACTGGTATACGCCCAATACTTACCTGCTCAACGGTGTACAGAGACAGCACCTTCTGAAACAGAAAAAGATCAAAGAAACGGAAATCACATTACAGAATATAAAGCAGTTTTCCCATTTCCAGCTCATCAATGCCTTAAATGACTTCGATGATATGTTTATTTATCCTATCGACAGAATTATCAATCTGCCGGGCAATGAAGAATATCTTGATCTTTAG
- a CDS encoding aminodeoxychorismate synthase component I codes for MFSVNHQKFMEMDELSLRKVPYFFVIDFLSENVEVYKENEIEKSGLKIDFQEFSTLKNKHTFDKKVEWKSFPETLESFQTGFDKVQKNIRLGNSYLVNYTRKTRLETNLTLEEIFHHSNAKYKVFYKDFFVFFSPETFVKIIDGKILTYPMKGTIDASLENAAELLKNDRKEKAEHYTVVDLLRNDLSMVADEVKVEQFQRIDFIKTHQKDLYAMSSEISGKLKPEFDGKIGSIMQKLLPAGSILGAPKPKTLEIILEAEGYDRGYYTGVCGWFDGQNVDSCVMIRFIEKEGDQLYFKSGGGITHMSKLEDEYQEMKNKIYVPIH; via the coding sequence ATGTTTTCAGTGAATCATCAAAAATTTATGGAAATGGACGAACTTTCTCTCCGGAAGGTTCCCTATTTTTTTGTCATCGACTTTCTTTCAGAGAATGTAGAAGTCTATAAAGAAAATGAAATAGAAAAATCAGGTTTAAAAATTGATTTTCAGGAATTTTCAACTTTAAAAAACAAACACACATTCGATAAAAAAGTAGAATGGAAATCATTTCCCGAAACACTGGAAAGCTTTCAGACCGGTTTTGATAAGGTGCAGAAAAATATTCGTCTTGGAAATTCATACCTGGTAAACTATACCAGAAAAACCCGGCTAGAAACCAATTTAACATTGGAAGAAATTTTTCATCACTCAAATGCGAAATACAAGGTTTTTTATAAAGATTTTTTTGTATTTTTTTCTCCTGAAACTTTTGTGAAGATCATAGACGGTAAAATTCTGACCTATCCGATGAAAGGAACTATTGATGCCTCTCTTGAAAATGCAGCTGAACTCCTGAAGAATGACAGGAAGGAAAAAGCAGAACATTATACTGTTGTGGATCTGCTCCGGAATGACCTGAGTATGGTTGCAGATGAAGTAAAGGTAGAGCAGTTTCAACGCATTGATTTCATTAAAACCCATCAAAAGGATCTGTATGCGATGAGTTCTGAAATTTCCGGGAAATTAAAGCCTGAGTTTGATGGCAAAATAGGAAGTATTATGCAGAAGCTTCTTCCGGCGGGTTCTATTTTAGGAGCTCCCAAGCCCAAAACACTGGAAATTATCCTGGAAGCGGAAGGATATGACAGAGGATATTATACAGGAGTCTGTGGCTGGTTCGACGGGCAGAATGTCGACAGCTGTGTAATGATACGCTTTATTGAAAAAGAGGGAGATCAGCTCTATTTCAAAAGCGGAGGCGGTATAACGCACATGAGTAAATTAGAAGACGAATATCAGGAAATGAAAAATAAAATCTATGTCCCAATTCATTGA
- a CDS encoding beta-carotene 15,15'-monooxygenase — MSEFNEFDQQGSVPNRETGSIISHAFEMYKGVFGYGVVAMIIYMLGGYLIQLVTGFNSTAMMEEMQSSGGDFNYWAAPGVPLYMTFSGLFGLLLSPLYVGLIYMVNKYNTKSPIEFSDLFIGYRQNFVNILLYSFLSGIISAVAAMLCFFPLIFVYPLLLIGYPILLFENASATDAISKSFNIAKENYGTFLLTGILGMLISVAGVVLCGIGVILTAPFMMIVMYSTYCAFLGKPRQIMYNKQ; from the coding sequence ATGTCTGAATTTAACGAATTTGATCAGCAGGGGTCTGTACCCAACAGGGAGACCGGATCAATTATTTCTCACGCTTTCGAAATGTATAAGGGGGTCTTTGGCTACGGAGTGGTGGCTATGATCATTTATATGCTTGGAGGTTATCTTATCCAGTTGGTTACAGGTTTCAACTCTACTGCCATGATGGAGGAAATGCAGTCTTCAGGAGGAGACTTCAATTACTGGGCTGCACCTGGAGTTCCGCTGTATATGACGTTTTCGGGTCTTTTCGGGCTGTTGCTGTCTCCATTGTATGTTGGGTTGATCTATATGGTGAATAAATACAATACCAAGAGCCCGATTGAGTTTTCTGATCTTTTCATTGGATACCGTCAGAATTTTGTCAATATTTTACTGTACAGCTTCCTTTCAGGGATAATTTCTGCAGTGGCAGCCATGCTGTGCTTTTTCCCTCTTATTTTTGTATATCCTTTGCTTCTGATAGGGTATCCTATTCTTTTGTTTGAAAATGCTTCGGCTACAGATGCCATTTCAAAATCATTCAATATTGCAAAAGAAAATTATGGAACATTCCTTTTAACAGGTATTCTGGGAATGCTGATCTCTGTGGCAGGGGTGGTACTTTGCGGGATAGGAGTTATTCTTACAGCACCTTTCATGATGATTGTGATGTATTCTACCTATTGTGCATTTTTAGGGAAACCGAGACAAATTATGTATAACAAACAATAA
- a CDS encoding AI-2E family transporter: MMNKDKQISSVAIKQVSLLVIILVLAGLICFNLALFIPSVLGAITIYVVCRKYNFYLQEEKKWKPSLAAFVLMFASLIVLILPIYFIADLIIDKLGNAQAYMAKFNIFLDKIHNYIQNKTGFDILSQDNMNKLKDSVGKISTSALSGTFNTLTVIMSMYFILYFMLEKPRLFERILTSSAPLKRSNISLIGDKMRKLIMANAIGIPVVAVGQGIVALIGYLIFGAPGAILLFALTAVSSVIPVVGTAIIYVPVCIFMIAEGNTAQGLGLAIYCVVVVGLTDNLLRFTLLKKLENIHPLNTVFGIIMGMNLFGFMGLIFGPILISLTLLLIQVYRNEFSDENTPPDLELPVQNDLDEKLI, encoded by the coding sequence ATGATGAACAAAGACAAACAGATAAGCAGTGTTGCGATCAAGCAAGTCTCTTTGCTGGTTATTATTCTGGTACTGGCAGGATTAATCTGCTTTAATCTAGCGCTGTTCATTCCATCGGTTTTAGGTGCCATTACCATTTATGTGGTCTGTAGGAAATACAATTTCTATCTGCAGGAAGAAAAGAAATGGAAACCCTCGCTGGCAGCATTTGTTTTAATGTTTGCGAGTCTTATTGTTTTAATACTACCGATTTATTTTATTGCAGATCTTATTATTGATAAGCTTGGGAATGCCCAGGCTTATATGGCCAAATTCAATATATTTCTGGATAAGATCCACAATTATATTCAGAATAAAACGGGATTTGATATCCTCAGTCAAGATAATATGAATAAATTGAAAGATTCCGTAGGGAAAATTTCAACTTCGGCACTCAGCGGGACGTTCAATACGCTTACGGTGATCATGTCCATGTATTTCATTCTTTATTTTATGCTGGAAAAGCCAAGGTTATTTGAAAGAATCCTGACTTCTTCCGCTCCGCTGAAGAGATCAAACATTTCTTTGATCGGAGATAAGATGAGAAAGCTGATCATGGCCAACGCCATTGGAATTCCTGTTGTGGCGGTAGGTCAGGGGATAGTTGCCCTTATCGGTTATCTGATATTCGGTGCTCCGGGAGCTATTTTGCTTTTTGCCCTTACAGCAGTATCTTCTGTGATTCCTGTAGTGGGAACTGCAATCATCTATGTTCCCGTATGTATCTTTATGATTGCAGAAGGGAATACGGCTCAAGGTCTTGGACTGGCAATTTACTGTGTAGTTGTGGTAGGGCTTACGGATAATCTTCTCCGCTTTACCCTTTTGAAAAAACTGGAAAATATCCACCCGCTAAATACCGTATTCGGGATCATTATGGGAATGAACCTGTTTGGCTTTATGGGGCTTATTTTCGGGCCGATTCTGATCTCGCTTACCCTTCTTCTGATCCAGGTATACAGAAATGAGTTTTCTGATGAAAATACACCTCCGGATCTGGAATTGCCCGTGCAGAATGATTTAGATGAAAAATTAATTTAA
- a CDS encoding DUF3820 family protein: MNPEILKEICVVKMPFGKYEGIILADLPVSYLEWFRRNGGMPKGKLGMQLATVYEIKLNGLMDLLTPIRASVRNGL; the protein is encoded by the coding sequence CTGAATCCGGAAATATTAAAGGAAATATGCGTTGTTAAAATGCCGTTCGGGAAGTATGAAGGTATAATTCTGGCCGATCTGCCGGTAAGTTACCTGGAATGGTTTCGCCGTAATGGAGGGATGCCCAAAGGAAAACTGGGGATGCAGCTTGCAACGGTGTATGAGATTAAATTAAACGGGCTGATGGATCTGCTTACTCCCATCAGAGCATCTGTAAGAAACGGATTGTAA
- the uvrB gene encoding excinuclease ABC subunit UvrB → MDFKLHSEYKPTGDQPQAIDKLTAGIEIGEKYQTLLGVTGSGKTFTVANVVQNVQRPTLVLAHNKTLAAQLFMEFKEFFPDNAVEYFVSYYDYYQPEAYIATTGTYIEKDLSINEEVEKLRLSATASLLSGRRDVLIVASVSCIYGIGNPTEFHKSLISIAIGEKVTRTALLHSLVSALYARTLNEFQRGTFRVKGDVIDVFPAYADNAIRIQFFGDEIEKIQSFDPVTGNVDSNFDQIQIYPANLFVTSKETLNGAIKDIQDDMVKQVDFFSSVGKPLEAKRLQERTELDLEMIKELGYCSGIENYSRYLDGRLPGTRPFCLIDYFPKDFLMVIDESHVTVPQVHAMYGGDRSRKEALVEYGFRLPAAMDNRPLKFEEFEAMQNQVIYVSATPADYELEKTGGAYIEQIIRPTGLLDPVIEVRPTLNQIDDLMEEIQKRSDADERVLVTTLTKKMAEELTKYFTKFGIRTRYIHSDVETLERIQIMQDLRLGLFDVLIGVNLLREGLDLPEVSLVAILDADKEGMLRSRRSMIQTVGRAARNINGKAIMYADKITKSMQATLDETEYRRAKQMQYNEEHGLKPMALNKKISESLVGRSKDFPDEKYTQKEILQKVAETKASYASEDIEKMIAQKQKEMEAAAKNLDFIKAAKLRDEIAALKA, encoded by the coding sequence ATGGATTTTAAGCTTCACTCAGAATATAAACCCACCGGAGATCAACCCCAGGCTATTGACAAACTGACAGCAGGAATAGAGATCGGTGAAAAATACCAGACTCTTCTTGGGGTAACAGGCTCGGGGAAAACATTTACGGTTGCAAATGTTGTACAGAATGTTCAGCGCCCAACGTTGGTTCTGGCACACAACAAGACACTGGCAGCACAGCTTTTCATGGAGTTTAAAGAGTTTTTCCCGGATAATGCTGTGGAATACTTTGTAAGCTACTATGACTATTACCAACCTGAAGCATATATTGCCACTACCGGAACGTATATTGAAAAAGACCTGAGCATCAATGAAGAGGTTGAGAAATTACGTCTTTCTGCAACGGCAAGCCTTCTTTCCGGAAGAAGGGATGTACTTATTGTAGCTTCTGTTTCCTGTATCTATGGTATCGGAAATCCTACGGAATTTCATAAGTCGTTAATTTCTATCGCTATTGGTGAAAAGGTGACAAGAACAGCACTTCTTCATTCGTTAGTTAGCGCACTGTATGCCAGAACATTAAATGAGTTCCAAAGAGGTACGTTCCGGGTAAAGGGAGATGTGATTGACGTTTTCCCGGCTTATGCTGACAACGCCATCAGAATTCAGTTTTTCGGTGATGAGATTGAAAAGATTCAAAGTTTTGATCCTGTAACCGGAAATGTAGATTCCAATTTTGATCAGATCCAGATATATCCGGCCAATCTTTTCGTGACTTCGAAGGAAACCTTAAATGGTGCCATCAAAGATATTCAGGATGATATGGTAAAACAGGTTGATTTTTTCAGTTCTGTAGGAAAACCGCTTGAAGCAAAAAGGTTGCAGGAAAGAACTGAACTTGACCTTGAAATGATCAAAGAGCTTGGATATTGTTCAGGAATTGAGAACTATTCAAGATATCTGGATGGAAGGCTTCCGGGAACAAGACCTTTCTGCCTGATCGATTATTTCCCTAAAGACTTTTTAATGGTCATTGATGAAAGCCACGTAACGGTTCCCCAGGTTCACGCCATGTACGGCGGAGACCGAAGCAGAAAAGAAGCTTTGGTGGAATACGGATTCAGGCTTCCGGCAGCCATGGATAACAGACCTTTAAAGTTTGAGGAATTTGAAGCCATGCAGAATCAGGTGATCTACGTTTCTGCAACGCCTGCAGATTATGAACTGGAAAAAACAGGAGGAGCCTATATTGAGCAGATCATCAGACCTACAGGACTTCTTGATCCGGTCATCGAAGTAAGGCCTACTTTAAATCAGATTGATGATCTGATGGAAGAAATCCAGAAACGATCAGATGCTGACGAAAGGGTTCTGGTAACGACCCTGACTAAGAAAATGGCTGAAGAACTTACCAAATATTTTACAAAATTCGGGATCAGAACAAGATACATCCACTCCGATGTTGAAACCCTGGAAAGAATTCAGATTATGCAGGATTTGCGTCTGGGACTTTTTGACGTTCTGATCGGAGTCAATTTATTAAGAGAGGGATTAGATTTACCGGAAGTTTCACTTGTTGCTATTCTGGATGCTGATAAAGAGGGAATGCTGAGAAGCAGAAGGTCAATGATCCAGACTGTAGGCCGTGCTGCAAGGAACATCAACGGAAAAGCCATTATGTATGCAGACAAGATTACAAAATCAATGCAGGCAACCCTGGATGAAACAGAATATCGCCGTGCCAAACAGATGCAGTATAATGAAGAGCATGGACTGAAACCCATGGCTTTAAATAAAAAGATATCCGAAAGTCTTGTAGGAAGAAGCAAAGACTTCCCGGATGAGAAATACACCCAAAAGGAGATCCTTCAAAAGGTTGCTGAAACAAAAGCCAGCTACGCCAGTGAAGATATTGAAAAAATGATTGCACAAAAGCAGAAAGAGATGGAAGCCGCCGCTAAAAACCTTGATTTTATTAAGGCTGCCAAGCTGAGGGATGAAATTGCTGCTTTGAAAGCGTAA
- a CDS encoding M56 family metallopeptidase — protein MSTIIFKIIVCSSIFIAVYYLFLEKEKMYRFNRFYLLSSLVLSYVIPFITITIEAPETKAETNPPLIIEEAAQQINFIQPVQESFNWMNILWAVYILITLFLLIKSILALLKINRTKGEKRIYQNYNMVLTKDDVSPFSFWNTIYLGESYIKNGTVDPRIFLHEKSHLDQKHSIDLIIIDLFRIFTWFNPIIFLYKKAIISNHEFLADESVLNGKINIKEYQNLILDEILSHQNPSLTHSFNFNNTKKRFIMMKAKKSKFSFLKKTTGIAALIAAAAIFSERTYAESRVIETVSDNPVKSFSEATDQDSYKEFKDILSKYSALLSQGKYAEFSKKVSESDKKRLEELYPQLTDAQRNEQKIIFFATPEFKRRTLTEKEMQSFLNKNNYAVWIDSKKVNNSVLKNYKTSDFSNVNISKVGLNARTEKNPQPYQVSLMTHSYFDQVKKERASTVMGFKKEMPKPVADTISPRKTAPESDEGKNTNINTAQNRDYTEAQYPEGLKGLRAQIGKRMDVSSLGDFKGSTITAMAYVHIDEAGKATQVTTSGDNETFNKEFLKTMTAISDETTWKPAIKDGKAIASVLKVPATMTFTRP, from the coding sequence ATGTCTACAATAATCTTTAAAATCATTGTATGTTCTTCTATCTTCATTGCGGTATATTATCTTTTTCTGGAGAAAGAGAAAATGTACAGGTTCAACCGGTTTTACTTACTGTCCTCACTTGTGCTTTCTTATGTAATTCCCTTTATAACCATTACCATAGAGGCTCCGGAGACAAAAGCAGAAACAAATCCGCCACTGATAATTGAAGAAGCCGCTCAGCAGATCAATTTCATCCAACCTGTACAGGAAAGTTTCAACTGGATGAATATACTATGGGCTGTATACATTCTGATCACACTTTTCTTGCTGATTAAAAGCATTTTAGCTCTTCTTAAAATCAACAGAACAAAAGGGGAAAAGCGTATATATCAGAATTACAATATGGTACTGACAAAAGATGATGTATCGCCGTTCAGTTTTTGGAATACCATCTACCTGGGAGAAAGCTATATCAAAAATGGAACGGTTGATCCGAGGATTTTCCTGCATGAAAAAAGCCATCTTGATCAAAAACACAGCATCGATCTGATCATTATAGACCTTTTCAGGATATTCACATGGTTTAATCCCATTATTTTCCTGTATAAAAAGGCAATTATCAGCAATCATGAATTTCTGGCAGATGAGTCTGTATTAAACGGAAAGATCAATATCAAAGAGTACCAGAATTTAATTCTTGATGAGATTCTGAGCCACCAGAATCCAAGCCTGACACACTCATTTAATTTTAATAACACCAAAAAAAGATTTATTATGATGAAAGCAAAAAAATCAAAATTCAGTTTTCTTAAAAAAACAACCGGAATAGCTGCCCTTATTGCTGCTGCTGCAATATTTTCAGAAAGAACCTACGCAGAAAGTCGCGTCATTGAAACGGTTTCTGACAATCCGGTAAAAAGCTTTTCCGAAGCTACAGACCAGGATTCTTACAAAGAATTTAAGGATATTTTATCTAAATATTCAGCTCTCCTAAGTCAGGGAAAATATGCTGAATTTTCAAAGAAAGTCTCTGAAAGCGATAAAAAAAGACTTGAAGAGCTTTATCCACAGCTTACCGATGCCCAGAGAAATGAGCAGAAGATCATTTTCTTCGCGACTCCCGAATTCAAAAGAAGAACGCTTACAGAAAAGGAAATGCAATCATTTCTAAACAAGAACAATTATGCGGTCTGGATTGATTCAAAAAAAGTGAATAACAGTGTTTTGAAAAACTACAAAACTTCAGATTTTTCCAATGTGAATATAAGTAAGGTAGGACTGAATGCCAGAACAGAAAAAAATCCACAACCTTACCAGGTGAGCCTAATGACGCATTCTTATTTTGATCAGGTGAAAAAGGAAAGAGCATCTACGGTAATGGGATTTAAGAAAGAGATGCCAAAGCCTGTTGCAGATACGATCTCTCCAAGGAAAACAGCCCCGGAAAGCGATGAAGGTAAAAACACAAATATCAACACAGCGCAGAATAGAGATTACACCGAAGCACAGTATCCTGAAGGATTGAAAGGTCTTAGAGCGCAGATAGGCAAACGCATGGATGTAAGCTCACTTGGAGATTTTAAAGGGTCTACAATAACCGCTATGGCTTACGTGCATATTGATGAAGCAGGAAAAGCAACCCAGGTGACCACTTCAGGAGATAATGAAACCTTCAATAAGGAATTCCTTAAGACGATGACCGCCATAAGCGATGAGACAACATGGAAACCTGCAATAAAAGACGGAAAAGCAATAGCATCTGTTTTAAAAGTTCCGGCAACCATGACCTTTACACGACCGTAA
- a CDS encoding BlaI/MecI/CopY family transcriptional regulator, translated as MKDIKLTDSEKVLMDILWEKKKIFMKDILEAYPDPKPAATTIATLLKRMQNKDLVGYTLYGNSREYYPKVEKGEYFKEEMTSMIDRFFNSSVTQFASFFTSNAKLSQKQLKELRDIIDEQIKE; from the coding sequence ATGAAAGATATAAAATTAACTGATTCTGAAAAAGTTCTGATGGATATTCTTTGGGAGAAAAAAAAGATTTTCATGAAAGATATCCTGGAAGCATACCCGGATCCTAAACCTGCAGCCACAACCATTGCAACCCTGCTGAAGAGAATGCAGAATAAAGACCTCGTAGGCTATACATTGTATGGAAATTCCCGTGAATACTATCCTAAAGTAGAGAAAGGGGAATATTTCAAGGAAGAAATGACCTCCATGATTGACCGTTTTTTCAACAGCTCTGTGACGCAGTTTGCCTCTTTTTTTACGTCTAATGCCAAACTAAGCCAGAAACAGCTGAAAGAACTCCGTGATATTATTGATGAACAGATAAAGGAATAG
- a CDS encoding PQQ-dependent sugar dehydrogenase: protein MKINQFYIPILSVFLTLSSCKKNHVNAQKTGSDGSVETEKPNSEYKPAFKGQTRIKAVKTKTPYSVEVLNKDLGRPWGIINLPDGRFLITDKRGHMNVVSKDGKQISKVEGFPEVDSKGQGGMLDVALDPDFKTNTIIYFSFSEPFGKGNLTSVAKGKLSGDLKNISEVKVIFRAEPSYDGDKHYGSRLAFDKDGNLFVSTGERSDKVTRAYAQKTDNYLGKILKITKDGMPAPGNPFIGKQGYKPEIYAYGVRNPQGMAIDPDGNLWDVEMGPRGGDEINLIQPGKNYGWGDVTYGIEYSGDKVGQGITQKQGTEQPVYYWDPVISPSGITFYTGNIEEWKGNLLIGCLSGEHIARIVMKDKKVVGEERLLADQKERFRDVLNGMDGNLYAVTDSGKLYKISKK from the coding sequence ATGAAAATCAATCAATTTTATATTCCGATCCTGAGTGTTTTCCTTACGCTGTCGTCATGTAAGAAGAATCATGTAAATGCACAGAAGACCGGAAGTGATGGCAGTGTAGAGACAGAAAAGCCTAATTCAGAATACAAACCTGCTTTTAAAGGGCAGACCAGAATTAAGGCTGTAAAGACAAAAACTCCATACAGTGTAGAGGTTTTGAATAAAGACCTGGGAAGACCCTGGGGAATTATCAACCTGCCGGACGGAAGGTTTCTTATTACCGATAAAAGAGGGCACATGAATGTTGTTTCAAAGGATGGAAAACAGATTTCAAAAGTGGAAGGCTTTCCTGAAGTAGATTCAAAAGGACAGGGCGGTATGCTGGATGTGGCACTGGATCCTGACTTTAAAACCAATACCATTATTTATTTCAGTTTTTCAGAACCTTTCGGAAAAGGAAACTTAACTTCTGTAGCAAAGGGAAAGCTTTCAGGCGATCTTAAAAATATTTCTGAAGTCAAAGTAATCTTCCGGGCAGAACCTTCCTATGATGGCGACAAGCATTATGGAAGCAGGCTGGCATTTGATAAAGATGGGAACTTATTTGTAAGTACCGGAGAAAGGTCAGATAAAGTAACCCGTGCCTATGCCCAGAAAACGGATAATTATTTAGGCAAGATCCTCAAAATTACAAAAGACGGAATGCCCGCTCCCGGAAATCCGTTTATAGGAAAACAGGGCTATAAACCGGAGATTTATGCCTATGGAGTCCGTAATCCTCAGGGAATGGCTATTGATCCGGACGGAAACCTTTGGGATGTGGAAATGGGACCGAGAGGAGGAGATGAGATCAATCTTATACAGCCTGGTAAAAACTATGGATGGGGCGACGTTACTTACGGTATTGAATATTCAGGAGATAAGGTGGGGCAGGGAATTACCCAGAAACAGGGAACGGAGCAGCCTGTGTATTATTGGGATCCTGTTATTTCGCCGAGTGGCATTACGTTTTATACCGGGAATATCGAAGAGTGGAAAGGAAATCTGCTGATCGGGTGTCTGAGCGGCGAACACATTGCAAGAATTGTTATGAAAGATAAAAAAGTAGTAGGAGAAGAGCGTCTTCTGGCAGATCAGAAAGAACGCTTCCGGGATGTACTGAACGGCATGGATGGAAATCTGTATGCTGTAACGGACAGCGGTAAACTTTATAAGATCTCAAAGAAATAA